Genomic DNA from Veillonella criceti:
ATATAGTAAGATTCATCCAAATGATGAATTACATTCTTTTGAAACGCGCGTGGCCTGTTTGAAGAGCTTACGTAAAGTAGGTTTTCAAGTGGGCACGGGTGTTATGATTGGCTTACCCTATCAGACGGAAGAGGATTTGGTGAATGATATCTTGTTCTACCGTGATATGGACATTGATATGATTGGCATGGGGCCGTATGTAGTGCATCATGACACGCCACTAGGACAAGAAGCATTAGCCATGGGACTTGATGATCAAGAAGGAAAACTACGTCGTATTCAATTAGGTCTTAAGATGATTGCGTTAACACGTTTATTCTTAAAAGATGTAAATATTGCAGCAACGACAGCTTTGCAGGCTCTTGATCCATTGGGCCGTGAAAAAGGATTAGCTGCAGGGGCTAATATTTTGATGCCAATTATAACCATTCCTGAACATCGTGCTAAATATTTATTGTATGATAATAAGCCTTGTGTAGATGATAATGCCGATAAATGTAAAGATTGCTTGACGCGCCGTGTCATGTCTATTGGTGATATGGTAGGTTGGAAACAAAATGGTGATTCTAAACATTATGGGAAACGAACAGGGTTGTATTAAGTAAACAAAAGGGACTATAACAAATGATAGTAAAATGGCTACTATTATCGTTATAGTCCCTTTTGCGTGTTCACTAGTGAATATTGAAGAATAAAAGAGTATATTTGTTGATATAATCATATGATTAGTAATTTATTTATAATGGCATAAAAAAGAGGCAGAAAACACTAGTACAGTGTTTTCTGCCTCTTTACTATAGGTTTTTATTAAGAATTTTTTACAACAGGGGTGATTTCAGATGTACAATGTGGACAACGAGTTGCATCTTCAGCCACTTCTTGTTTACAGAATGGGCAAAGGGTTGGATCTTCTTTAACTTCTTCTTTCTTAGGGAATAAGCGATTTACTTGTTTGATTACTAAGTAAATAGCAAATGCGACAATTAAGAATTGAATTAGAGAGTTTAAGAAGCTACCGTATGCGATAACTGGAATACCAGCGGCTTTGGCTTCAGCTAGAGTAGCTGCTTGTTCGCCGGTTAAACTGATGAAGAAATCAGAGAAGTCTACACCGCCAAGGATTAAGCCGATAGGTGGCATAATAATATCGCTTACTAATGATGCTACGATTTTACCGAAAGCAGCACCAATAACAACACCGACTGCCAAGTCAATTACATTGCCACGTAAGGCAAACTCTTTGAAACCTTTAATAAATTCTTTCATTTTCATTCCTCCTAATGATACCCTTACATAGTATATAGCACTTGCTATATGTATGATTTGTTAACTGTATGGTATATATGTATAATTTCTGAAAATAGTATAGCACAACTTATGAGGTAATGTATACAGGAAAATTTATAAATTTCGATATAAAGTATTACCACTATTAAGTGCCTATTTTATAAGGTGTTTTATGTTAGGTAATGATGTAATATTTTTGATATATATGGTGAAACCGTCACTGTTTGAGAGAGCTAGTGACGGTTTCGTAGCTTGTTTAATTGTTAACCTTCTTTGAGATAGGCGTCAACCATTTGCCTACTATATAAGTAAGACAAGCAATAGTAATCATTACAGGGAAGGTTGTGCCTAAGGGCGTTTCATAAGTGAGTACATTACGATATAATATAAAACCTAGTAGCCAAAGGACTAAGTTAGGAAGGTAAAATTTACGCCCAGATGCATCCTGCTTAAGGAGAAAGTATTGGGTAAAGAGAATCGCAATCATGGGCGTGAATACAGAACCAATAAGAAATAGGAAGTTTTCATATTCTGTCATTGGTATGAAAATGGCCAAGATAATGCCAATTATTGTAAAGATAATAGCTGTTGTTTTTTCAGATAATTGGGGCCAAATGCTAATGGCACTTACACCCGCTGAAAAGGCATCTAAGTAGGTTGTAGTGACTGTAGCAAAGATAATGATAAGGAGAGGCCAGAGGCCGAGACCTGTTTTTAACATGACGGCGGCAATGTCGGTTTCACCAGCATAAAGGGCGGAACCAAGACCAATTACATACATCCAAATGCTAACAATTGTATAGGTTATGGTACTCAGTATAGTGGCAGCTACAGGCCGTTCAGCATGGCGCGTATAGTCAGAGACTAAGGGCAACCAAGATAAAGGCATCGCCGTAGCTAATTCAACAGCAGCGCCAAAAGATAGCGTTTGCTCATCATTTAATTGTAAGGTAGTAGCTATAACTGATTGGGGATCAAAGATAATAAAACTGAGCCAAACTGTGAGGATAAATAATAATGTAACAGCTACAAGGTTTAGTCGAGTTAAATTGGTGAAACCTAGTAGCAACCAAAGTATAATAAGTCCGCCAATAATGAGAGACCAGATAGTAGTACTCAATGGATAAATGGCATCTGTCGCAGCTGCGCCAGTTATAATCATAACGGTTGTCCAGCCAATGAGTTGTAATACGTTAGCGAGGGCAAAACCTGAAGCGCCTGTATGACCAAAGCCAATACGTACTGTTTCCATAGCACTACGTTCTGTTTGCGCACCAATAAGTCCAGCTAAGAAAAATAGACAGCCCCCAATTAAATGACCTAGAATAATAGCCCATAGACCTTGGCTAAAACCTAATGGTGCAAAGAGGGTACCAGTAAAAATTTCAGCGATAGATAAGGCAGCGCCAAACCATAATAAGCTGTGTGATAAAAGTTTTGTTTTTGGTGTAGTTGTTGTACTCATAGAATACCCTTTCCAACGGCCTTTGTTGGTAGGGGTATGAGAATTTAGGACCTACCAATTATAAGGTATGTTGTTGTAAGTTCTGTAAGGCTCCGGTACGACGTAATGTGAAGAGCAAAATTCCAGCCAATAGGGAGCCACCTATGGTAGAAACCAAAAAAGGAACCACGTAAGTATAAAACGCTATTTGTCCGGCTGTTTTACCAAGCACTAAAATGGCTAATGGATAAGCAGATAAACCACCTAAAATACCAGTACCGAAGACTTCGGCCCCTAAGGTGAGTAATAGACTGCCTGTCCGATGATATACAAGGCCGGCCAAGAGGGCACCAAACATGCTACCAGGATACGCTAAAATACTCCCTAAACCGAGTAATAGACGTAGTGTACTGGCACAAAAAGCAACGCTAACGCCGGCATAACGGCCTAAGAAAACAGCGCAGAGAATGTTGACCATATGTTGTACAGGCGCACATTTACTAATTCCTACAGGAAAGGAAAAGGTACTGCCTACAACAGCTACGGCGATTAATAAACTAGCTATGGTTACTTTTTTTACATTACTTGAAGATGAATTCATTACAAACTCCTGTAGCGGTCGAGACTGATTGGTCTCCTCTCACGCCGGAACACGGCTTCCCATCGCTGTAATGACAACTGTCGGGCGCTCCCCCGCCAGTTGGTCTTTTCAGACTATATAAAAAACAGAGGTACCAAATACGGTACCTCTGTAAGAGTTTTTGTCGTCTATAACATCTTCCTACGACGGCATTATCCGTATCAGGTATAAGGGTCGAAGTTAGATGACTTCCTCTCAGCCTACATTCATAAGCTCCCCTGAAATTTCTATGGTGATTATAGCACAGCTTAGTATGATTGTGCAACTGAAATTGTGTGCTTTACAGGAATTGATGAGTATGCTATTATAAGACAATCATTTAAATATGTATCTGCCACCGGGTAGAGTGCGTAAGCATGTTGTGCATATCAGTAGGTCTTAGAAGATATGTATAATGTGTTTTTTTATTTTATAAGGGCATTGATAATTTGAGATAGAGGAGAGGCAGTATGAATCTTGTATTTAAGAAGATTACCACAGATGATATTGCAAAATTACAACAAATTGCTAAGGATACATTTAGAGAAACCTTTGGTCATCACAATACAGACGCTGAATTAGCGGCGTATTTCAATACAGCCTTTAGTCATGAGACCTTGACTAAAGAGGTACTGAATCCAGAATCTCAGCATTACTTTGCCATTTTAGATGGCACCATAGCAGGGTATTTGAAATTAAATCAGGGGGCGGCCCAAACAGAACAAGAATTAGAGAATGCCTTTGAGGTACAACGCATCTATGTGTTGCAAGCGTTTCAGGGGCAAGGTTTAGGAAAATTCTTGTTTGAAAAAGCACTACAATTGGCCTGTGAAACTGATTGCGAATGGGTTTGGTTAGGCGTTTGGGATCAAAATTATAAAGCACAACGTTTTTATGCGAAATATCAATTTGAACGCTTTGGTGAGCATCAGTTTCCCGTGGCAGATAAAGTAGATACGGATTGGTTATTGCGCCGTTCGGTCGCATCGTTGCAGGCACAATTTGGAAATAAATAAAAGAAACCCTTATTCTAGGGCATATAATCCAGCAGGTCAGCTTGGTTATACGCGCTATGAATAAGGGCTTTTTTATAAGTAGGGAGAAATTTTATAATTAGTCTTTTAGTGGTTTTTTTAGAATAGCTAACAGAAGTGCTGTTACTACAGAACCAATGAGAATAGCACCTAAGTACATTAATGGATTACCGATTGTAGGTACTACGAAGATACCACCATGAGGAGCTCGTAAAGTGCATTCAAAGGCCATAGATAATGCACCAGCTACAGCGGCACCGATAATACAAGATGGGATTACGCGAATAGGATCAGCGGCAGCAAAAGGAATAGCGCCTTCTGTAATAAAGGATAAGCCCATAATGTAGTTTGTAATCCCTGATTTTCGTTCAGCAGGGGTGAAACGATTTGGGAAGAAGGTTGTGCAAAGCGCGATAGCTAATGGAGGAACCATACCACCTGCCATAACAGCGGCCATGACGCCATATTCGCCGGTAGCTAATAAGCCAGTGCCAATTACATAGGCTGCTTTATTAACAGGGCCACCCATGTCAACAGCCATCATACCAGCAAAGATTAAGCCGATAACCACACGACTACTTGTGTTCATACTTTTTAAGGCATTCATTAAACTCTCGTTTAAAGCACCTACTGGTGGGTTAATGATGAAGGTAATAATAATACCCATGAGAAGAACACCAAGTACGGGATAGAGTAATACAGGTTTGATACCTTCTAATGTATGTGGTAAACCAGAGAAGGCTTTTTTCAATAGAAGCATTAAATAACCAGCCACAAAACCAGCTAATAGTGCTCCTAAGAAACCAGATCCCCCAGCATTGGCTAGATAGCCACCGACAAAACCAACAGCCAATCCTGGGCGGTCAGCAATACTCATGCCGATGAAACCAGCTAATACAGGAAGCATGAAACTAAAGGAAGCACCACCAATTTTCATAAAGAAGGCGGCTAGTTCTGTACCAGAACCGAATTTACTTGGGTCAGCTGGATTAAAATCATCAAATAGGAAGGCCAGTGCAATAAGAATACCACCGCCAATAACGAACGGGAGCATGTGAGAAACACCGTTCATTAGATGTTTGTAGATTTGACGTCCAATGCTGTCGTTAGCTGTTACGGTACTACTTGTATTGTCTTCGCCGTTTGCTTTATAAATTGCGGCTTGACCACTTGTGGCCTCTGTAAGGAGTTCTTTGGCTTTATTAATACCATCGGCTACTTTTACTTGGATGAGTGGTTTACCATTGAAACGGGCCATGGGAACACTTTTATCAGCCGCAACAATAATACAGTCTGCTTGCGCAATGTCGTCAGCGGTAAGAGCATCTTTAACACCACTAGCGCCATTTTGTTCTACTTTAATAGAAATACCCATATCAGCGGCTGTGCGGCTTAATGCTTCGGCTGCCATTGCCGTATGGGCAATGCCTGTAGGGCAAGCCGTTACTGCTAGTACTTGATAGTGATTGGCTAAGGTTACATTGGTAGCGGTGTCGGTTGTTTGTGGCGCCGCTGTAGTAGCTGGTGTTACATTTTGTTCAACTATCGCTAAGGCTTCTGTTTCTGTCATTTTGGGTTTGAATTGGTCGGCTTCTTTAACATCGATTAGTGCCAGGAATCCTTCTACCGTTTGTGCTTTAATTAGCGCTTCTTTAAAAGCTGGATCCATGATGAGGGTCGCTAAATTGGCAAGCACCTGCACATGGGTATCCGCTTCACCTTCAGGGGCGGCAATCATGAAAAATAGTCGTGAGGGCTCACCATCAAGGCTTTCAAAGTCCATACCGGCAGGGACGGTCATAGCGGCTAAGCCAGGCGCCTTTACACCAATGCTTTTGGCATGTGGGGTGGCAAGTCCCATACCAAGGCCGGTGGAACCAGATTCTTCACGAATAAGGACATCTTTTATATATTGTTCTTTGTTTCGTAAGTTGCCACTGGCCTCCATTAAATCCGCTAAGTGACAAATGGCTTCATCTTTTGTACTTGGTGAAGCGTTTAATTGAATGGATTGCTTTTTTAATAAGTCCGTAATTTTCATAATTTTCCTCCTACAGTAATGCTTCTATGTCAGCTCGATTAGCTAGCCACTCTTGAAAGGCGGACGCTGAACCAGCGGCGACACCCATGGCAAGGGCTTTATCGTAGTCTCCTTTTGATTCTAGGTAACCGGCTAAGAATCCAGCGACCATAGAGTCACCAGACCCTACGGAATTGACGAGTGTTCCTTGTGGGACTTTTTTGGTACGCACTTGTCCGTGCTCATCTAATAAAATGGCACCATCGCCAGCACGAGATACTAATACATTGCGGGCCCCTTTAGCTTGTAATTGACGAGCGGCCTTAATAATATCTTCTTCCGTTTCAAAGGTAGTATTAAATACACTTTCTAATTCATGATGATTGGGTTTGATTAAGAATGGTTTATAGGCTAATACATTCATGAGTAAGTCTTGTGTGGCATCTACTATAATTTGAATCTTACGAGTTTGTAAGCGCTCCATAATTTGGCGATACATAGTGTTAGGTAATCCTTTAGGGATACTGCCTGATAAGATGAGAATATCACCATCTACTAATGAATCTAATTGCTGATATAGTGTGGCTACGTCCTCTTCAGTAATGGTAGGGCCTTGCGCATTGATTTCTGTTTCACCTTGGCTTTTGAGTTTTACATTTATGCGTGAAGTACCTGTTTTTAAACGGACAAAGGCTTCTTTACAGCCTTCTTGTTTTACTTGACGGATGATTTCGTCACCGGTAAAACCAGCAATAAAGCCTAGGGCTGTATTGTCATGACCAAGATGGCGCAACACGATGGATACATTGATACCTTTGCCCCCCGCTACGATAAAATCATCGTAAGTACGATTGACACCGTTTGGTTGAAAGGTGTGCAGGCGCATGATATAGTCCAAGGACGGGTTAAATGTTACCGTATAAATCATGGTAATACCTCTCTCACTTCTGTATAGGATGAATAGGCGCCTTTTACGTGTGTTGTAATAATAGTCGCACTTTCTAAAGGGGCAAACGTAATGGGGGAAATTTTATCAAACTTAGAAGAATCACATAGAACGTAAGCATGATGACAGTGATGCATAGCTTTTGTTTTAATGGCGGCTTCTGCTGGATCAGGTGTACTATAACCGCCTTTTACACTTACCCCATTCGCCCCAAAGAATCCTTTGGTAAAGTTAAATACGTCTAATTGTTGTAAGGCGGTGTCGCCAATAATCGCACCTGTTACAGCTTTGACTTGGCCACCAAGCAAAATGACCCGGCCGTGTCGCGCAGCTAAGAAGGCGGCATGGGAGGTTCCGTTGGTAACAAAGGTTACATTTTGGGCTTTTACATAAGGTAAAATACGTTCTGTCGTTGTACCGGCATCAATGAATACAAAATCGTGGTCTTCAATGAGACTAGCAGCTTCGCGGGCAATGGCTTCTTTTTCGTCCGTGAATAGATTGGCTTTGGTATTCATGTCAGGTTCTGTAGTGAAATAATCTACATCACAACTGACAGCACCGCCATGAACTTTTTGTAACAAACCTTTGTTATGTAGTTCTGTTAAGTCACGGCGAATAGTGGCCGCCGAAGAATCTAAGTCTTGCACTAATTCTTGGACAGTAACGGCTCGTTTAGTACGAAGTCGATCGAGAATTAAAGATTGGCGTTCTTCAGATAACATGAGTAGCTCCTAACGTTAACATAGATTGTGAAACATTAAATATATTGAAATATAGTAAATAAATATTTATTAATTCTATGAACTTTACATCTTATTTACAATATAATCATAATCAATCATTTAGTCAATAAAAAACAGACAAAATTGAGCAAATGTAATCATTAACAATAAAATTTTTGCAAAAATGCGATAAATGCATAGAGAATATTAAAAAAGTGAATGGAAATTCAAGGCTTGATAATTATTAGTAAACCATACTAAAGTTGTTGGAGTTGACAATAAAAATCTGACATGGTTAAATAACATTGAAATTACTTTATTTAGTATAGTTTATACAGGTAGCGCTAGGTAGGAAGGGATTATATTATGGCACAAGAAGTACAGAGTAAGGGTTTGTTTGTTGTCGGTACAGGTACGGATGTAGGAAAGACATATATAACAGGTCTACTGGTGAAAGCTTTGCGTGAGGGAGGCTATAAAGCTGGTTATTATAAAGCCGCTGTTAGTGGGGCGCCTTCTATTGCCGACAGTGATGCAGGTTATGTCAATAAAGTAGCTAATATGGGGGCTCCTGAGGATACTTTATTATCGTATTTATATGACCATGCTGTATCACCTCATTTAGCGGCTCAGTGGGAAGGCAATCCGGTAGAACAAAGTGTAGTAACGGCTGCTTTTGAAGCGGCTAAAGAGCGTTATGAGTATGTAACGATGGAGGGCAGTGGTGGTATTATGTGTCCTCTTCGCTATGATGAAATTGATCAGATTTTCTTAGAAGATGTGATTCAATGGTTTCATTTGCCGACTGTATTAGTGGCTCATGCAGGGCTTGGTACGATTAATGCGACTGTATTGACGATTGAATATTTACGTGCCCGTCAGATTCCTGTAAAAGGTGTGATTTTAAATTATTACACTAATAGTCCTATGGAACAGGATAATAAGAAAATGATTGAAACATTAACCGGAGTCCCTGTTATCGCTTGTGTACCAGAAGGGGCCAGTGACTTAGGTGTCAGTGCGGATTCATTAGCAACTTTATATGATGAAGTATGATGTGGTACAGAATAACTGAATAATTGGTTAGTTAAGTAGGTAAGTAATTAGGTAGGTAATTGGGTATATTAGGTATTGAAAGAGGCGATTCGTATGAAATCACAAGTGTGGGTAGAAAAAGATTTAGCGCATATCTGGCATCCTTGTTCTCAGATGAAAGATTATGAAACATTGCCACCGATTGTTATTGACCATGGTAAAGGTTCTTATTTGTATGATGTGGATGGTAAAGAATATATAGATATTATCAGCTCATGGTGGTGCAATTTATTAGGCCATTGTAATCCTAAAATTAATCAGGCAATCAAAGAGCAACTAGATACTTTGGAGCATGTTATTTTTGCTAACTTGAGTCATAAACCAGCGATTACTTTGGCTGAAAAGTTAGTTGAAATTTTACCGAAAGGGTTGAATAAATTACATTTTAATGACAATGGTTCGGGGGCTGTAGAATGCGCGCTTAAAGTGGCGTTTCAGTATCAGTACCAGACGGGTCATCCAGAACGACAGAAGTTTATGTGCCTTAGTGAAAGCTATCATGGTGAAACGATGGGGGCTTTAGCTGTGGGGAGTATGGATTTATTTGCTAAAATGTATCAGCCTATGTTGATGGAAACAATTCATACAGAAGCACCTGATTGTTATCGTTGTCCTTATAATAAAACGCGTGAAACTTGTGATTGTGAATGCTTCGTCCATATGGAAGAAAATTTTGCTAAGCATAGTCATGAGTTAGCGGCTGTAATTGTAGAGCCAATTGTGCAAGGTTGCGCAGGGATGCGTATATATCCACCAGCATATCTCAAAAAATTACGCGCTCTTTGTGATGAATATGGTGTATTACTGATTGCCGATGAAATTGCAACGGGGTTTGGTCGTACAGGTAAAATGTTTGCTTGTGATCATGCCGGTATTACGCCTGATATTATGACTATTTCAAAGGCCTTAACAGGTGGTTATATGCCAATGTCCATTATGGCTGTTACAGATGCGATTTATGATGCTTTTTATGCTGATTATTTCGAATATAAAGCGTTTATGCATAGCCATACTTATAGTGGTAATCCATTGGGCTGTGCTGCCGCCTTAGCGACTATTGATATATTGCAACATGATGGTGTTATGGAAGAAGCGAAGGATAAAGCAGTTTTTCTTCATAATGCGTTGCAAGAAGCCTTAGGCAATCATCCTAATGTAGGTGAAATTCGTCACATTGGTCTTATTAATGCCATTGAATTAGTAAAAGATCCTAAGACAAAGGAACCATTACCAAGTAAGGCTCGTACAGGCTATGAAATTTATAAAAAAGCATTGGACAGAGGTTTGTTATTACGGCCATTAGGTGATATTTTATATTTTAATCCAGCTTTGACAACTCGTGAGGACACCTTAGAAGAAGCCATTCGACGGACAGTAGCTTCCTTTGATGATGTGTTGGGTTAATTATTATTAATAATTTGCATTTGCCATAAAAGTAAAATCAGAGTACTCTATATATAGAAAATATTA
This window encodes:
- the hydE gene encoding [FeFe] hydrogenase H-cluster radical SAM maturase HydE, with protein sequence MTVQDILKKDLVGSDTLTVEELRFLMSVTDEADLQAIYKKAYEVKAHYVDKVAYYRGLIEFSNRCIKNCEYCGIRRENDKTERFDMKRDDIIKMAQWAYDHEYGSITLQSGERSDEAFVDYVVELIRDIKAIGDGSLGITMCVGEQSEEAYRRMVEAGASRYLLRIETSNPTLYSKIHPNDELHSFETRVACLKSLRKVGFQVGTGVMIGLPYQTEEDLVNDILFYRDMDIDMIGMGPYVVHHDTPLGQEALAMGLDDQEGKLRRIQLGLKMIALTRLFLKDVNIAATTALQALDPLGREKGLAAGANILMPIITIPEHRAKYLLYDNKPCVDDNADKCKDCLTRRVMSIGDMVGWKQNGDSKHYGKRTGLY
- the mscL gene encoding large conductance mechanosensitive channel protein MscL → MKEFIKGFKEFALRGNVIDLAVGVVIGAAFGKIVASLVSDIIMPPIGLILGGVDFSDFFISLTGEQAATLAEAKAAGIPVIAYGSFLNSLIQFLIVAFAIYLVIKQVNRLFPKKEEVKEDPTLCPFCKQEVAEDATRCPHCTSEITPVVKNS
- the cytX gene encoding putative hydroxymethylpyrimidine transporter CytX encodes the protein MSTTTTPKTKLLSHSLLWFGAALSIAEIFTGTLFAPLGFSQGLWAIILGHLIGGCLFFLAGLIGAQTERSAMETVRIGFGHTGASGFALANVLQLIGWTTVMIITGAAATDAIYPLSTTIWSLIIGGLIILWLLLGFTNLTRLNLVAVTLLFILTVWLSFIIFDPQSVIATTLQLNDEQTLSFGAAVELATAMPLSWLPLVSDYTRHAERPVAATILSTITYTIVSIWMYVIGLGSALYAGETDIAAVMLKTGLGLWPLLIIIFATVTTTYLDAFSAGVSAISIWPQLSEKTTAIIFTIIGIILAIFIPMTEYENFLFLIGSVFTPMIAILFTQYFLLKQDASGRKFYLPNLVLWLLGFILYRNVLTYETPLGTTFPVMITIACLTYIVGKWLTPISKKVNN
- the thiW gene encoding energy coupling factor transporter S component ThiW, translated to MNSSSSNVKKVTIASLLIAVAVVGSTFSFPVGISKCAPVQHMVNILCAVFLGRYAGVSVAFCASTLRLLLGLGSILAYPGSMFGALLAGLVYHRTGSLLLTLGAEVFGTGILGGLSAYPLAILVLGKTAGQIAFYTYVVPFLVSTIGGSLLAGILLFTLRRTGALQNLQQHTL
- a CDS encoding GNAT family N-acetyltransferase encodes the protein MNLVFKKITTDDIAKLQQIAKDTFRETFGHHNTDAELAAYFNTAFSHETLTKEVLNPESQHYFAILDGTIAGYLKLNQGAAQTEQELENAFEVQRIYVLQAFQGQGLGKFLFEKALQLACETDCEWVWLGVWDQNYKAQRFYAKYQFERFGEHQFPVADKVDTDWLLRRSVASLQAQFGNK
- a CDS encoding PTS fructose transporter subunit IIABC, with product MKITDLLKKQSIQLNASPSTKDEAICHLADLMEASGNLRNKEQYIKDVLIREESGSTGLGMGLATPHAKSIGVKAPGLAAMTVPAGMDFESLDGEPSRLFFMIAAPEGEADTHVQVLANLATLIMDPAFKEALIKAQTVEGFLALIDVKEADQFKPKMTETEALAIVEQNVTPATTAAPQTTDTATNVTLANHYQVLAVTACPTGIAHTAMAAEALSRTAADMGISIKVEQNGASGVKDALTADDIAQADCIIVAADKSVPMARFNGKPLIQVKVADGINKAKELLTEATSGQAAIYKANGEDNTSSTVTANDSIGRQIYKHLMNGVSHMLPFVIGGGILIALAFLFDDFNPADPSKFGSGTELAAFFMKIGGASFSFMLPVLAGFIGMSIADRPGLAVGFVGGYLANAGGSGFLGALLAGFVAGYLMLLLKKAFSGLPHTLEGIKPVLLYPVLGVLLMGIIITFIINPPVGALNESLMNALKSMNTSSRVVIGLIFAGMMAVDMGGPVNKAAYVIGTGLLATGEYGVMAAVMAGGMVPPLAIALCTTFFPNRFTPAERKSGITNYIMGLSFITEGAIPFAAADPIRVIPSCIIGAAVAGALSMAFECTLRAPHGGIFVVPTIGNPLMYLGAILIGSVVTALLLAILKKPLKD
- the pfkB gene encoding 1-phosphofructokinase, which codes for MIYTVTFNPSLDYIMRLHTFQPNGVNRTYDDFIVAGGKGINVSIVLRHLGHDNTALGFIAGFTGDEIIRQVKQEGCKEAFVRLKTGTSRINVKLKSQGETEINAQGPTITEEDVATLYQQLDSLVDGDILILSGSIPKGLPNTMYRQIMERLQTRKIQIIVDATQDLLMNVLAYKPFLIKPNHHELESVFNTTFETEEDIIKAARQLQAKGARNVLVSRAGDGAILLDEHGQVRTKKVPQGTLVNSVGSGDSMVAGFLAGYLESKGDYDKALAMGVAAGSASAFQEWLANRADIEALL
- a CDS encoding DeoR/GlpR family DNA-binding transcription regulator → MLSEERQSLILDRLRTKRAVTVQELVQDLDSSAATIRRDLTELHNKGLLQKVHGGAVSCDVDYFTTEPDMNTKANLFTDEKEAIAREAASLIEDHDFVFIDAGTTTERILPYVKAQNVTFVTNGTSHAAFLAARHGRVILLGGQVKAVTGAIIGDTALQQLDVFNFTKGFFGANGVSVKGGYSTPDPAEAAIKTKAMHHCHHAYVLCDSSKFDKISPITFAPLESATIITTHVKGAYSSYTEVREVLP
- the bioD gene encoding dethiobiotin synthase, whose amino-acid sequence is MAQEVQSKGLFVVGTGTDVGKTYITGLLVKALREGGYKAGYYKAAVSGAPSIADSDAGYVNKVANMGAPEDTLLSYLYDHAVSPHLAAQWEGNPVEQSVVTAAFEAAKERYEYVTMEGSGGIMCPLRYDEIDQIFLEDVIQWFHLPTVLVAHAGLGTINATVLTIEYLRARQIPVKGVILNYYTNSPMEQDNKKMIETLTGVPVIACVPEGASDLGVSADSLATLYDEV
- the bioA gene encoding adenosylmethionine--8-amino-7-oxononanoate transaminase, producing the protein MKSQVWVEKDLAHIWHPCSQMKDYETLPPIVIDHGKGSYLYDVDGKEYIDIISSWWCNLLGHCNPKINQAIKEQLDTLEHVIFANLSHKPAITLAEKLVEILPKGLNKLHFNDNGSGAVECALKVAFQYQYQTGHPERQKFMCLSESYHGETMGALAVGSMDLFAKMYQPMLMETIHTEAPDCYRCPYNKTRETCDCECFVHMEENFAKHSHELAAVIVEPIVQGCAGMRIYPPAYLKKLRALCDEYGVLLIADEIATGFGRTGKMFACDHAGITPDIMTISKALTGGYMPMSIMAVTDAIYDAFYADYFEYKAFMHSHTYSGNPLGCAAALATIDILQHDGVMEEAKDKAVFLHNALQEALGNHPNVGEIRHIGLINAIELVKDPKTKEPLPSKARTGYEIYKKALDRGLLLRPLGDILYFNPALTTREDTLEEAIRRTVASFDDVLG